The Nesterenkonia xinjiangensis genome contains a region encoding:
- a CDS encoding ABC transporter permease, whose product MTQPFSPGGESKLPAPATTAPETDRPDTDTPDVALASQWKLIWWGFKRHKLAMFCGGITLLIYLVAVFAPFLAPYSGTYHNSDYTYAPPQTVQLFDEGSFSPHVHGYSLEQDPDTLALTFELDEEQHVPIGMFVQGEEYELFGFIPWDRHLIGPVDADGPPMYLMGADANGRDVLSRIIHGTTISMSIGLVGVLLSLGLGVVLGGISGYFGGRIDNAIQRLIELIMSIPTIPLWMALFAAVPDSWSPVQRYFALTVVISLVGWVGMAREVRGKFFAVRNEDYVTAAIADGAGGGRVMFRHMLPSFTSHIIANLSLSIPTIILAETALSFIGLGLQPPTVSWGVLLQEAQNIRAVSTAPWILIPGIPVVVTVLAMNFFGDGLRDAADPYKN is encoded by the coding sequence ATGACCCAGCCGTTCTCACCCGGCGGGGAGAGCAAGCTCCCCGCACCCGCCACGACGGCGCCCGAGACGGACCGGCCCGACACCGACACTCCCGACGTCGCTCTGGCCTCGCAGTGGAAGCTCATCTGGTGGGGGTTCAAGCGCCACAAGCTGGCGATGTTCTGCGGCGGCATCACGCTGCTGATCTACCTGGTGGCGGTCTTCGCCCCTTTCCTGGCTCCCTACTCCGGGACCTACCACAACTCCGACTACACCTACGCGCCGCCGCAGACCGTCCAGCTCTTCGACGAGGGGTCCTTCAGTCCGCATGTGCACGGGTACAGCCTGGAGCAGGACCCGGACACTCTGGCCCTGACCTTCGAGCTCGACGAGGAGCAGCACGTCCCGATCGGAATGTTCGTCCAGGGTGAGGAGTATGAGCTGTTCGGGTTCATCCCCTGGGACCGGCACCTGATCGGCCCGGTGGACGCCGACGGGCCACCGATGTACCTCATGGGAGCGGACGCCAACGGCCGAGACGTGCTCTCCCGCATCATCCACGGCACCACGATCTCGATGTCCATCGGCCTGGTCGGGGTGCTGCTGTCCCTGGGTCTCGGCGTGGTGCTGGGAGGCATCTCCGGCTACTTCGGCGGACGCATTGACAACGCGATCCAGCGGCTGATCGAACTGATCATGTCCATCCCCACGATCCCGCTGTGGATGGCGCTCTTCGCCGCTGTGCCGGACTCTTGGTCACCGGTCCAACGGTATTTCGCCCTGACGGTGGTGATCTCCCTGGTGGGCTGGGTGGGCATGGCCCGAGAAGTGCGCGGGAAGTTCTTCGCAGTGCGCAACGAGGACTACGTCACCGCGGCGATCGCCGACGGGGCCGGCGGCGGGCGGGTGATGTTCCGACATATGCTGCCGTCCTTCACCAGCCACATCATCGCCAACCTGTCCCTGTCGATCCCGACGATCATCCTGGCGGAGACGGCGCTGTCCTTCATCGGACTGGGGCTGCAGCCGCCGACCGTGTCCTGGGGCGTGCTGCTGCAGGAGGCGCAGAACATCCGCGCGGTCTCCACGGCCCCGTGGATCCTGATCCCCGGGATCCCGGTGGTGGTGACCGTGCTGGCGATGAACTTCTTCGGTGACGGTCTCCGTGACGCCGCTGACCCGTACAAGAACTGA
- a CDS encoding ABC transporter permease encodes MLRYLTRRILILIPTLWLISVICFVVIQLPPGDYLTTVQAQLAEQGDGSLAAREMDRLRARYGLDESVWVQYWMWISSIVFQGDFGESFDYGRPVADLLAERLPLTLLLSVLTLLFIWAVSFPIGVYSAMKQYSVGDYTFTFLGYLGLAIPNFLIALVLMWVSLTVFGQSVGGLFSPEYRDAPWSFGRAMDLLAHLWIPIVIWGTAGTAGNIRILRANLLDELRKPYVVAARARGLPRRWLTIKYPVRVAMNPFFSTIGWILPGLIAADAITSQVLNLNTTGPMMLRALMAQDMYLAGSVLLISAVLVVIGTLISDLALAWLDPRVRLRY; translated from the coding sequence ATGCTGAGGTACCTCACCCGTCGGATCCTCATCCTCATCCCCACACTGTGGCTGATCTCGGTGATCTGCTTCGTGGTGATCCAGCTGCCGCCCGGCGACTACCTCACCACTGTGCAGGCCCAGCTCGCCGAGCAGGGCGACGGCTCCCTCGCAGCCCGGGAGATGGACCGCCTGCGAGCCCGCTACGGCCTGGACGAGTCGGTCTGGGTCCAGTATTGGATGTGGATCTCCAGCATCGTCTTCCAGGGGGACTTCGGGGAGTCCTTCGACTATGGCCGGCCAGTGGCCGACCTGCTGGCCGAGCGCCTGCCGCTGACGCTGCTGCTGTCGGTGCTGACGCTGCTGTTCATCTGGGCGGTGTCCTTCCCCATCGGCGTCTACTCCGCCATGAAGCAGTACTCCGTGGGGGACTACACGTTCACCTTCCTCGGGTACCTGGGATTGGCGATCCCCAACTTCCTGATCGCTCTGGTGCTGATGTGGGTCTCTCTGACCGTCTTCGGACAGAGCGTCGGCGGGCTGTTCTCGCCGGAGTATCGAGACGCCCCGTGGAGCTTCGGGCGGGCCATGGACCTGCTGGCCCATCTGTGGATCCCGATCGTCATCTGGGGCACGGCCGGCACGGCGGGAAACATCCGCATCCTGCGCGCCAACCTGCTCGACGAACTGCGCAAGCCCTATGTGGTGGCCGCACGAGCCCGCGGACTGCCGCGACGCTGGCTGACCATCAAGTACCCCGTGCGGGTGGCGATGAACCCCTTCTTCTCCACGATCGGGTGGATCCTGCCCGGGCTCATCGCGGCCGACGCGATCACCTCCCAGGTGCTCAACCTCAACACCACCGGCCCGATGATGCTGCGGGCCCTGATGGCCCAGGACATGTACCTGGCCGGCTCGGTGCTGCTCATCTCCGCCGTCCTGGTGGTCATCGGGACGTTGATCTCCGACCTCGCACTGGCCTGGCTGGATCCCCGCGTCCGGCTCAGGTACTGA